One Qipengyuania gaetbuli genomic region harbors:
- a CDS encoding HPr kinase/phosphorylase — protein sequence MSTTIANVTCVAVRGRGIVIEGVPGSGKSELALALIDRGAILVGDDGMTVEVSGGQAIASPPPNIGGKLEVRGVGIIDLPATSAPIGLVLRLVEDAPRYPLEMDTSEIAGVAIPCLPFAAGDALQALRAEYALEKHGLPLPHEGGKNDMLAP from the coding sequence ATGAGCACGACGATCGCCAATGTGACCTGCGTCGCGGTACGTGGCCGCGGCATCGTCATCGAAGGGGTACCGGGAAGCGGCAAGAGCGAACTGGCCCTCGCCCTGATCGACCGCGGCGCCATACTGGTGGGCGACGATGGAATGACGGTCGAGGTCAGCGGCGGCCAGGCCATCGCTTCCCCTCCGCCAAACATCGGGGGCAAGCTGGAGGTACGCGGCGTGGGAATAATCGACCTCCCGGCCACCTCGGCTCCGATCGGCCTCGTCCTGCGCCTCGTAGAAGACGCGCCGCGCTATCCGCTTGAAATGGACACGAGCGAGATTGCGGGTGTGGCCATTCCCTGCCTGCCCTTCGCGGCCGGGGATGCGTTGCAGGCCCTGCGCGCCGAATATGCGCTGGAAAAGCACGGCCTGCCCCTTCCGCATGAGGGCGGCAAGAATGATATGCTGGCACCATGA
- a CDS encoding PTS sugar transporter subunit IIA, with translation MIGMILVTHGKLAEHFIDAMEHVVGRQEGVATICIGPNDDMEQRRKDIADAIETVDDGDGAIILTDLFGGTPSNLAISLLDTGRIEVIAGINLPMLIRLAGARKSMNVVDAVHAAQTAGRNYITVASEFLGQEIGNARKAS, from the coding sequence ATGATCGGCATGATCCTCGTTACACACGGCAAGCTGGCCGAGCACTTCATCGACGCGATGGAACACGTTGTGGGTCGCCAGGAAGGCGTCGCCACCATTTGCATCGGCCCCAATGACGACATGGAGCAGCGGCGCAAGGATATCGCCGATGCCATCGAAACCGTTGACGACGGCGATGGCGCGATCATCCTGACCGACCTGTTCGGCGGCACGCCCTCGAACCTCGCCATCTCGCTGCTCGACACCGGCCGGATCGAGGTTATCGCGGGTATTAACCTGCCCATGCTCATCCGCCTTGCCGGCGCGCGCAAGTCGATGAACGTCGTCGATGCGGTCCACGCCGCGCAGACCGCGGGTCGCAACTACATCACCGTGGCCAGCGAATTTCTCGGCCAGGAAATCGGCAACGCGCGGAAGGCAAGTTGA
- a CDS encoding phosphoenolpyruvate carboxykinase, with protein sequence MKRSPALEISVTFPLSHSLAAQGIETSATIHSNLTSEELTAAALERGEGRRAKHGPLVVETGKHTGRSAKDKFIVRNSETENTVWWDNNASMQPDHFAALKADFMAAVADKGELFVADLFGGSQPEYRVNVRVINELAWHNQFIRTLLVRPTEAELDGFVPEYTIIDLPSFKADPERHGCRSETVIAVNLEEKLILIGGTKYAGEMKKSVFGILNYLLPPKGVMPMHCSANIGPDGKSAVFFGLSGTGKTTLSADASRTLIGDDEHGWSDTAVFNFEGGCYAKMIRLNPEAEPEIYATTRMEGTVLENVVMDENGEIDLDDNSLAENTRGAYPLSSIPNTSAENMGPPPSNVIMLTADAFGVLPPIARLTPDQAMYHFLSGYTAKVAGTEIGVTEPEATFSTCFGAPFMPRHPSVYGNLLKKRIAEGGAQCWLVNTGWTGGKYGTGHRMPIKATRALLNAALDGSLNEVEFRKDPNFGFEVPIAVPGVDSQILDPRSTWADKDEYDRTAHKLVQLFVDNFEPFAAHVDQGVRDAAPAAA encoded by the coding sequence ATGAAACGCTCACCAGCGCTGGAGATTTCAGTGACCTTTCCGCTTTCCCACTCGCTTGCCGCGCAGGGCATCGAGACTTCTGCCACGATCCATTCGAACCTGACTTCGGAAGAACTCACTGCAGCGGCCCTCGAACGCGGCGAAGGTCGCCGCGCGAAGCATGGCCCGCTGGTGGTGGAAACGGGCAAGCACACCGGCCGCAGCGCGAAAGACAAGTTCATCGTCCGCAATTCCGAAACCGAAAATACGGTCTGGTGGGACAACAATGCCTCGATGCAGCCGGACCATTTCGCCGCTCTCAAGGCGGACTTCATGGCTGCCGTCGCCGACAAGGGCGAGCTGTTCGTGGCCGATTTGTTCGGCGGTTCGCAGCCGGAGTACCGCGTCAACGTGCGCGTCATCAACGAGCTCGCCTGGCACAACCAGTTCATCCGCACCCTGCTGGTGCGTCCGACCGAAGCCGAACTCGACGGGTTCGTGCCGGAATACACGATCATCGACCTGCCCAGCTTCAAGGCCGATCCCGAGCGCCACGGCTGCCGCAGCGAGACGGTGATCGCGGTCAACCTGGAAGAGAAGCTGATCCTCATCGGCGGCACCAAATATGCCGGCGAAATGAAGAAGAGCGTGTTCGGCATCCTCAACTACCTGCTGCCGCCCAAGGGCGTGATGCCGATGCACTGCTCGGCCAACATCGGCCCCGATGGCAAGAGCGCGGTCTTCTTCGGCCTGTCGGGCACCGGCAAGACGACGCTCTCGGCCGACGCCAGCCGCACGCTGATCGGCGATGACGAGCATGGCTGGTCGGACACGGCGGTCTTCAACTTCGAAGGCGGCTGCTATGCCAAGATGATCCGCCTCAACCCCGAGGCCGAGCCCGAAATCTACGCCACCACCCGCATGGAGGGCACGGTCCTCGAAAACGTGGTGATGGACGAGAACGGCGAGATCGACCTCGACGACAACAGCCTCGCGGAAAACACCCGCGGCGCCTATCCGCTGTCCTCGATCCCGAACACCTCGGCAGAAAACATGGGCCCGCCGCCGTCCAATGTCATCATGCTGACCGCCGATGCTTTCGGCGTACTACCCCCGATCGCGCGCCTCACGCCGGACCAGGCGATGTACCACTTCCTGTCGGGCTACACTGCCAAGGTCGCAGGCACCGAAATCGGCGTGACCGAGCCGGAAGCCACTTTCTCGACCTGTTTCGGCGCGCCCTTCATGCCGCGTCACCCCTCGGTCTACGGCAATCTGCTCAAGAAGCGCATCGCCGAAGGCGGCGCGCAGTGCTGGCTGGTCAATACCGGCTGGACCGGCGGCAAGTACGGCACCGGCCACCGCATGCCGATCAAGGCTACCCGTGCGCTGCTCAATGCCGCGCTCGACGGTTCGCTGAACGAGGTGGAATTCCGCAAGGACCCGAACTTCGGCTTCGAAGTGCCGATCGCGGTTCCGGGCGTCGACAGCCAGATCCTCGACCCGCGTTCGACCTGGGCGGACAAGGACGAATACGACCGCACCGCCCACAAGCTGGTGCAGCTCTTCGTCGACAATTTCGAGCCCTTCGCAGCCCATGTCGACCAGGGCGTGCGCGACGCGGCACCTGCGGCCGCCTGA
- a CDS encoding HPr family phosphocarrier protein gives MSEFRKQLTVVNQRGLHARASAKFVGAVAAAPEGCSVRVAKGGNEAAGGSILGLMMLGAAKGDTIEIIVAGENAEGVMAELSAMVEDGFGEP, from the coding sequence TTGAGCGAGTTCCGCAAGCAGCTCACGGTCGTCAACCAGCGCGGTCTCCACGCGCGGGCGAGCGCGAAGTTCGTCGGCGCGGTTGCAGCCGCACCGGAAGGCTGTTCGGTTCGCGTGGCCAAGGGCGGCAACGAGGCTGCCGGCGGCTCCATCCTCGGGCTGATGATGCTCGGCGCGGCCAAGGGCGACACGATCGAGATCATCGTCGCGGGCGAGAATGCCGAAGGCGTGATGGCCGAACTCTCCGCCATGGTGGAGGACGGCTTCGGGGAGCCTTGA
- a CDS encoding alpha/beta hydrolase, with translation MPTVIFPGPEGRLEGRFSPAPRPRAPVAMILHPHPQGGGTMNEQITQRLYKTFVNRGFATLRFNFRGVGRSQGSFDNGIGELSDAAAALDWVQQIHPEAQVTWIAGVSFGSLIGMQLLMRRPEIRGWISIGAPASMYDFSFLAPCPASGIFIHGAQDTVVQPGAVTKLVEKLRTQKHITVHHEEIPRANHFFENEQEELMKSVDNYLDFRLDPACPIK, from the coding sequence ATGCCGACCGTGATCTTTCCCGGCCCCGAAGGCCGCCTCGAAGGCCGTTTCTCTCCCGCACCGCGTCCGCGCGCGCCCGTGGCGATGATCCTGCACCCGCACCCGCAGGGCGGCGGCACGATGAACGAGCAGATCACGCAGCGTCTCTACAAGACCTTCGTCAACCGCGGCTTCGCCACGCTGCGCTTCAATTTCCGCGGCGTCGGCCGCAGCCAGGGCAGCTTCGACAACGGTATAGGCGAACTGTCCGATGCCGCTGCAGCGCTTGACTGGGTGCAGCAGATCCACCCCGAAGCGCAGGTGACCTGGATCGCCGGCGTCAGCTTCGGTTCGCTCATCGGCATGCAGCTGCTCATGCGCCGCCCGGAAATCCGCGGCTGGATCAGCATCGGAGCACCGGCGAGCATGTACGATTTCTCCTTCCTCGCCCCCTGCCCGGCCAGCGGCATCTTCATCCACGGTGCGCAGGACACGGTCGTCCAGCCGGGTGCGGTGACCAAGCTGGTGGAAAAGCTGCGCACGCAGAAGCACATCACCGTGCACCATGAGGAAATCCCGCGCGCCAACCACTTCTTCGAGAACGAGCAGGAAGAGCTGATGAAGTCGGTCGACAATTATCTCGACTTCCGCCTCGATCCGGCCTGCCCGATCAAGTGA
- a CDS encoding energy transducer TonB: MAYADNRKASPAGMAAAIGVQAAIGFAVITGLTVTAGIIDKEEMLTAITVKADPPPPAPPPPEPDTRTTPEVTSSPPLTVPKPDISLSDSKPLFPTTDQILPPVPIPQPGPTKLAPPAPVPTGFDPVGAKPRNDPGAWLSDRDYKPSWARRDLTGTATFKLDIAATGKVTGCQVTRSTGHSELDDATCVLVQKRAKFEPARGRSGEPVAGSYTGSVLWQLPD; this comes from the coding sequence ATGGCTTACGCAGACAATCGCAAGGCATCGCCCGCAGGCATGGCCGCCGCAATCGGCGTCCAGGCCGCAATCGGCTTCGCTGTCATCACGGGACTGACCGTAACGGCAGGGATTATCGACAAGGAAGAAATGCTGACCGCCATTACGGTCAAGGCAGACCCGCCGCCCCCGGCACCGCCGCCGCCGGAACCGGACACTCGCACCACGCCCGAGGTCACGTCCTCGCCACCGCTGACCGTGCCCAAGCCCGATATCAGCCTGAGCGATTCAAAACCGCTCTTCCCGACGACGGACCAGATCCTTCCGCCGGTCCCGATCCCGCAACCGGGCCCGACGAAGCTTGCCCCGCCGGCACCCGTCCCGACCGGCTTCGATCCGGTAGGCGCGAAACCGCGCAACGATCCGGGCGCATGGCTCAGCGACCGCGACTACAAGCCCAGCTGGGCGCGCCGCGACCTGACCGGGACGGCAACCTTCAAGCTCGACATCGCCGCGACCGGCAAGGTCACCGGCTGCCAGGTCACCCGTTCTACTGGGCATTCCGAACTGGACGATGCGACCTGCGTGCTGGTCCAGAAGCGTGCGAAGTTCGAACCGGCCCGGGGTCGCTCGGGCGAGCCGGTGGCAGGTAGCTATACCGGCTCGGTGCTCTGGCAGCTGCCGGACTGA
- a CDS encoding cysteine desulfurase family protein, whose translation MPERIYLDHAATTPLRPEARAALEEGFALWANPSSPHAEGRKARAALEDARERVKRALDWEGEVIFTSGASEAAALALGHAKAGARLVSAVEHDAILKAASDAERLPVKANGALDLEILAEAVQREYPLVAVQQVNSETGNRQDLAAIAGIVHEAGGLLLADCAQSAGKMPLPPCDMAIISAHKFGGPIGVGALLVKDFAMLEPAGGQERGYRRGTENLPGALGMATALEACGDPYLDPAIFEPLDQLAQECRELGGTWLSDRLSGPTAYIRAIAMPKMSGSAQVMRFDMAGLSVSQGSACSSGTMKTSHVLQAMQVEPEVADRTIRASFGWNTTAEEVERFCEVWLELAKA comes from the coding sequence ATTCCGGAACGCATCTACCTCGATCATGCCGCCACCACGCCCCTGCGCCCCGAAGCGCGGGCGGCGCTGGAAGAAGGCTTTGCGCTCTGGGCCAATCCCAGCAGCCCGCATGCCGAGGGGCGCAAGGCGAGGGCGGCGCTGGAGGATGCGCGCGAGCGGGTGAAACGCGCGCTCGACTGGGAGGGCGAGGTGATCTTCACCTCCGGTGCGAGCGAGGCGGCGGCGCTGGCATTGGGCCATGCCAAGGCGGGCGCGAGACTGGTGTCGGCAGTCGAGCATGACGCCATCCTCAAAGCGGCGTCCGATGCGGAGCGCTTGCCCGTGAAGGCAAACGGTGCGCTCGATCTCGAGATTCTGGCCGAGGCGGTCCAGCGCGAATACCCGCTGGTGGCAGTGCAGCAGGTCAATTCCGAAACGGGCAACCGGCAGGACCTCGCCGCTATCGCCGGTATCGTCCACGAGGCAGGCGGATTGCTGCTGGCGGACTGCGCTCAGAGTGCGGGCAAGATGCCGTTGCCGCCCTGCGACATGGCAATCATCTCCGCTCACAAGTTCGGCGGCCCTATCGGGGTCGGCGCGCTGCTGGTGAAGGATTTCGCCATGCTCGAACCTGCAGGCGGGCAGGAGCGCGGCTATCGTCGCGGCACCGAGAACCTGCCTGGCGCGCTGGGCATGGCGACGGCGCTGGAGGCATGTGGCGACCCGTACCTCGATCCCGCGATCTTCGAGCCACTCGACCAGCTTGCACAGGAATGCCGCGAACTCGGCGGGACATGGTTGTCGGACCGGCTCTCCGGCCCCACGGCCTACATCCGCGCTATCGCCATGCCGAAGATGAGCGGCAGCGCGCAGGTCATGCGGTTCGACATGGCGGGCCTCTCGGTCTCGCAAGGCAGCGCCTGTTCGAGCGGAACTATGAAGACTAGCCACGTCCTGCAGGCGATGCAGGTCGAACCCGAGGTCGCCGACCGCACCATCCGCGCCAGCTTCGGCTGGAACACGACAGCAGAGGAAGTGGAACGCTTCTGCGAGGTATGGCTTGAGTTGGCGAAGGCATGA
- a CDS encoding response regulator transcription factor encodes MENEPATGPSPQADDRTVIALVDDDRNILTTVSIALQAEGFATRVYSDGEAALSALLHNPPDLAIFDIKMPKMDGMELLRRLRERSSLPVIFLTSKDDEQDEEAGFQMGADDYIAKPFSLRLLLARIRAILRRSDARRPLPLEPGESPVEIIERGRLRMDPARHHVTWDDRPVSLTVTEFLLLEALALHPGVIKSRNQLMDAAYPDDVFVDDRTVDSHIKRMRRKFRSVDGTFSAIETLYGAGYSFSDG; translated from the coding sequence ATGGAAAACGAACCTGCCACCGGACCTTCCCCACAGGCCGACGACCGCACCGTTATCGCGCTGGTCGACGACGACAGGAACATCCTGACCACCGTATCGATCGCGCTGCAGGCGGAAGGATTCGCCACCCGCGTCTATTCCGACGGGGAGGCTGCATTGTCGGCCCTCCTTCACAACCCGCCGGACCTTGCGATCTTCGACATCAAGATGCCCAAGATGGACGGCATGGAACTGCTGCGCCGCCTGCGCGAACGCTCCTCGCTGCCGGTCATCTTCCTCACCAGCAAGGACGACGAGCAGGACGAGGAAGCCGGCTTCCAGATGGGCGCCGACGATTACATCGCCAAGCCGTTCTCGCTCCGCCTGCTGCTGGCCCGCATTCGCGCGATCCTGCGCCGCAGCGACGCACGCCGGCCGCTGCCGCTGGAACCGGGTGAAAGCCCTGTCGAGATCATCGAGCGTGGTCGCCTGCGGATGGACCCTGCACGCCATCATGTGACTTGGGACGACAGGCCGGTTTCGCTTACCGTGACCGAGTTTCTCCTGCTCGAGGCGCTCGCGCTCCATCCCGGTGTCATCAAGAGCCGCAACCAGCTGATGGACGCGGCCTATCCCGACGATGTCTTCGTCGATGACCGCACGGTGGACAGCCATATCAAGCGCATGCGGCGCAAGTTCCGCAGCGTCGATGGCACATTCTCCGCCATCGAGACGCTCTATGGCGCGGGCTACAGCTTCAGCGATGGCTGA
- the rapZ gene encoding RNase adapter RapZ, whose protein sequence is MSDSSRQRILLVTGLSGAGKTTALQVLEDLGWEAIDNFPIRLLSGLVGTDTDHPAPLAIGFDSRTRGFVPREIIDQCKALSERADIELVTLYIDCATAEIERRYNETRRPHPMARGRPVAGGIVAERELLEPLRRWADIVIDTTGFATNQLQQIVRERFADSETRDMTVTVSSFGFARGMPPLADLVFDMRFLDNPHWIDGLREQTGLDPAVGAHIENDPAFAPSFERIADTLRDLLPRYAAQGRSYLNIAFGCTGGRHRSVYSAERAAQVLREAGFSPTVIHRNLGSRPADPLERR, encoded by the coding sequence ATGAGCGACTCGTCCCGCCAGCGTATCCTGCTCGTCACCGGCCTGTCCGGCGCAGGCAAGACTACTGCGCTCCAGGTGCTGGAGGATCTCGGCTGGGAGGCGATCGACAATTTCCCGATTCGCCTTCTCTCGGGCCTCGTCGGGACCGACACAGACCACCCCGCACCGCTGGCCATCGGGTTCGATTCCCGCACCCGCGGCTTCGTCCCGCGCGAGATTATCGACCAGTGCAAGGCGCTGTCGGAACGAGCCGACATCGAACTCGTCACCCTCTACATCGACTGTGCAACCGCCGAGATCGAGCGACGCTATAACGAGACGCGCCGCCCGCACCCGATGGCACGCGGTCGCCCGGTTGCAGGCGGCATCGTTGCCGAGCGCGAGCTGCTCGAGCCGCTGCGGCGCTGGGCCGATATCGTCATCGACACGACCGGTTTCGCGACCAACCAGTTGCAGCAGATCGTGCGCGAACGCTTCGCCGACAGCGAAACGCGCGACATGACCGTGACCGTCTCCAGCTTCGGGTTTGCCCGCGGCATGCCGCCACTGGCCGACCTCGTCTTCGACATGCGCTTCCTCGACAATCCGCACTGGATCGATGGCTTGCGCGAACAGACCGGGCTCGACCCCGCTGTCGGCGCCCACATCGAGAACGATCCCGCCTTCGCCCCCTCCTTCGAGCGCATCGCCGATACGCTGCGCGACCTCCTGCCGCGCTATGCCGCGCAGGGCCGCAGCTACCTGAACATCGCGTTCGGCTGTACCGGCGGGAGACACAGGTCGGTCTACAGTGCGGAACGTGCCGCTCAGGTCTTGCGCGAGGCAGGATTTTCGCCCACGGTCATACACCGAAATCTGGGAAGCCGCCCCGCCGATCCGCTCGAGCGCCGCTGA
- a CDS encoding DUF885 domain-containing protein produces MNQNSFELTRRQALAGLGATTALTLGGCTLTPRPDGIAQARVIGAERLLEVVAYNLLEHEPERATGLGVDTGRYAHLRGKIEDQSPGGQQALAATLKQDLERVRAYSRDGLDSTTVTNLDVVQSAYELATDGLALPYGDTPVGSWRTAPYVVIQNVGEYLAMPRFMQSTHQVENGDDADAYIERLEAFPASLDGELARIQSARAMGVVPPDFLLDKAIRQMEQTLASAGKGELFADDLRAKLNAKGMPESHANRALTLETGPIAEALSRQLEELKAERRVATSAPGISARPRGEEFYAWALRSSTTTRLDPDEVHRQGLEELEALHARMDPILRKIGYTEGSVGARMTALSEDPRYKFADGDAGRVQIMEFIAERIDWIKAQMPRAFNTLVDPNLEVVRIPPAEEVGAPGAYGGAGSKDGKIPGRFWINLRSTDLHRKYDLADLTYHETIPGHVWEGEYSNRLPLIRSILAFNPFSEGWALYGEQLADELGAYEGFEVGKLGYLQSLAFRACRMVVDTGLHAKGWSREQANRFFVERNGSKPDEVQSEVDRYCSWPGQATGYKLGHSRIVAQRARAQAELGSAYDLKAFNDAVVLGGNAPMDVMEKNVGRYIAAASAR; encoded by the coding sequence ATGAACCAGAACAGCTTCGAACTCACCCGTCGCCAGGCCCTTGCCGGACTTGGCGCGACCACCGCCCTTACCCTTGGCGGATGCACGCTCACGCCGCGCCCCGACGGCATCGCGCAGGCCCGCGTCATCGGCGCCGAGCGCCTGCTAGAAGTCGTTGCCTACAACCTCCTCGAACACGAGCCCGAACGCGCCACGGGACTTGGCGTCGACACCGGCCGCTATGCGCATCTGCGCGGCAAGATCGAGGACCAGTCCCCCGGCGGCCAGCAGGCGCTTGCCGCCACGCTGAAGCAGGACCTGGAGCGCGTGCGCGCCTACAGCCGCGACGGGCTCGACAGCACGACGGTAACCAATCTCGATGTGGTGCAGAGCGCCTATGAGCTGGCGACCGACGGCCTTGCCCTGCCCTATGGCGACACGCCTGTCGGCAGCTGGCGCACCGCCCCTTACGTGGTGATCCAGAACGTGGGCGAATATCTCGCCATGCCGCGCTTCATGCAATCGACCCACCAGGTTGAAAATGGCGATGATGCGGATGCCTATATCGAACGGCTCGAAGCTTTTCCGGCCTCGCTCGATGGGGAACTCGCCCGCATCCAGAGCGCGCGCGCAATGGGCGTGGTGCCGCCCGACTTCCTGCTCGACAAGGCAATCCGCCAGATGGAGCAGACCTTGGCCAGCGCCGGCAAGGGTGAGCTGTTCGCCGACGATCTGCGCGCCAAGCTGAATGCCAAGGGCATGCCCGAAAGCCACGCGAACCGCGCGCTGACCCTGGAGACGGGCCCGATTGCCGAAGCCCTGTCGCGCCAGCTGGAAGAGCTGAAAGCCGAACGCCGCGTCGCTACCTCTGCGCCCGGCATCTCGGCACGGCCGCGCGGCGAGGAATTCTACGCCTGGGCGCTGCGGTCGAGCACGACCACACGGCTCGACCCCGACGAGGTGCACCGTCAGGGCCTCGAAGAACTCGAGGCCCTGCACGCCCGCATGGACCCGATCCTGCGCAAGATCGGCTATACCGAGGGCAGCGTCGGCGCGCGCATGACCGCCCTGTCCGAAGACCCGCGCTACAAGTTTGCCGATGGCGATGCCGGCCGCGTGCAGATCATGGAATTCATCGCCGAGCGGATCGACTGGATCAAGGCGCAGATGCCGCGCGCCTTCAACACGCTGGTCGATCCGAACCTTGAGGTCGTGCGCATCCCGCCGGCCGAGGAAGTCGGCGCGCCCGGCGCCTATGGCGGAGCGGGTAGCAAGGACGGCAAGATCCCGGGCCGCTTCTGGATCAACCTGAGGTCGACCGATTTGCACCGCAAGTACGACCTTGCCGATCTCACCTATCACGAGACGATCCCGGGCCACGTGTGGGAGGGTGAATATTCCAATCGCTTGCCGCTGATCCGCTCGATCCTCGCCTTCAACCCGTTCAGCGAGGGCTGGGCGCTTTATGGCGAACAGCTGGCGGACGAGCTGGGCGCTTACGAAGGCTTCGAGGTCGGCAAACTCGGCTACCTCCAGTCACTCGCATTCCGTGCCTGCCGCATGGTCGTCGACACCGGCCTCCACGCCAAGGGGTGGAGCCGCGAACAGGCCAACCGCTTCTTCGTCGAACGCAACGGCTCCAAGCCCGACGAGGTCCAGAGCGAGGTCGATCGCTATTGCAGCTGGCCGGGCCAGGCGACGGGCTACAAGCTGGGTCACAGCCGCATCGTCGCCCAGCGCGCGCGGGCACAGGCGGAACTGGGCAGCGCCTACGACCTCAAGGCCTTCAACGACGCTGTGGTCCTGGGCGGCAATGCGCCGATGGACGTGATGGAGAAGAATGTCGGCCGCTATATTGCGGCGGCATCGGCACGATAG
- a CDS encoding sensor histidine kinase encodes MAEQGSVLRGDPRLDKLRWSRRLSLTSRILFVNVLPLVLLGGGVLYLDSYRKQLLDERFKLALVEAQITAEALAGATVQRQEALLIQIGKEQRLRLRVYGPDGNLESDSFALAPPSFDLPEPAEVDQREFALRMDRWFDRIVGAPALPDYIEPEEDMASAWPELVRAREESLTQIVLRDAPDGTHVINAAAPVGLDGDTLLLTRNPVDITESVRSARTSVALIVLLFLAVSTMLSFFLAQTIVRPLRELVQAAVRVRQGRDRAVEVPRLPDRRDEIGMLARAISDMTGALRHRIDAVESFAADVAHEIKNPLASLRSATESLSKVEDPTLRAQLLDIAVHDVRRIDRLVTEISDASRIDAELSRAEFERVDLDKLVANIVASREERGENEGRKVTVLKSDGPFAVMGVGMRLERVIENLLDNAISFSPSDGLIEVSLTRRNGSVDLAVLDSGPGIPEEKREKVFHRFHSDRPEEEDFGNHSGLGLAIGRTIAEAHDGSLHAEARPDGAPGACMVLTLPAAR; translated from the coding sequence ATGGCTGAACAGGGTAGCGTCCTCAGGGGCGACCCGAGGCTCGACAAGCTGCGCTGGTCGCGCCGCCTGTCGCTCACCAGCCGCATCCTCTTCGTCAACGTCCTGCCGCTGGTGCTGCTGGGCGGCGGGGTGCTCTATCTCGACAGCTACCGCAAGCAGCTGCTCGACGAGCGGTTCAAGCTCGCGCTGGTCGAGGCGCAGATCACGGCAGAAGCGCTTGCAGGTGCAACTGTGCAGCGACAGGAAGCGCTGCTGATCCAGATCGGCAAGGAACAGCGCCTGCGCCTGAGGGTCTACGGGCCCGACGGCAACCTCGAATCCGACAGTTTCGCCCTTGCCCCGCCCAGCTTCGACCTTCCCGAACCGGCCGAGGTCGACCAGCGCGAATTCGCGCTGCGCATGGACCGCTGGTTCGACCGGATCGTCGGCGCCCCTGCCCTGCCCGACTATATCGAACCGGAAGAGGATATGGCCTCCGCCTGGCCCGAACTGGTCCGCGCGCGCGAGGAAAGCCTGACGCAGATCGTGCTGCGCGATGCGCCCGACGGGACGCACGTCATCAATGCGGCGGCGCCCGTCGGCCTCGATGGCGACACGCTGCTGCTGACCCGCAACCCGGTGGACATCACAGAAAGCGTCCGCTCGGCGCGCACTTCGGTGGCGCTGATCGTGCTGCTGTTTCTCGCCGTGTCGACGATGCTGTCCTTCTTCCTCGCCCAGACCATCGTGCGGCCCTTGCGCGAGCTCGTGCAGGCAGCGGTCCGCGTGCGGCAGGGCCGCGACCGCGCAGTCGAGGTCCCGCGCCTGCCCGATCGCCGCGACGAGATCGGGATGCTGGCGCGCGCCATCTCCGACATGACGGGCGCTCTGCGTCACCGCATCGACGCGGTCGAAAGCTTCGCTGCCGACGTGGCGCATGAGATCAAGAACCCGCTCGCCAGCCTGCGCAGCGCGACCGAATCCCTCAGCAAGGTCGAAGACCCGACCCTGCGCGCCCAATTGCTCGATATCGCGGTGCATGACGTGCGCCGGATCGACAGGCTGGTGACCGAGATTTCCGACGCCAGCCGTATCGATGCCGAACTCTCCCGCGCCGAATTCGAGCGGGTAGACCTCGACAAGCTGGTCGCCAACATCGTCGCCAGCCGAGAAGAGCGCGGCGAGAACGAAGGGCGCAAGGTCACCGTCCTCAAATCCGACGGACCTTTCGCCGTGATGGGCGTAGGCATGCGGCTCGAACGCGTAATCGAGAACCTGCTCGACAATGCGATCTCCTTCTCGCCATCCGACGGCCTGATCGAGGTCTCACTGACGCGCCGCAACGGTTCGGTCGATCTTGCCGTGCTCGACTCCGGACCGGGAATCCCGGAAGAGAAGCGCGAGAAAGTGTTCCACCGTTTCCACTCCGACCGGCCGGAGGAAGAAGACTTCGGCAATCACTCGGGCCTAGGCCTGGCAATCGGTCGCACCATAGCAGAAGCGCATGACGGCTCGCTCCATGCAGAAGCCCGCCCCGACGGTGCGCCCGGTGCCTGCATGGTGCTGACCCTTCCGGCAGCGCGATGA